Sequence from the Bacteroidia bacterium genome:
GAAGAAAAGGAGGATGTTTACGAAGTTTTTTCCAGGTTTGGCAACCGAATGAAACTAAAAGGTTTACAGCCAGATTATTCGCAATGGTTGGTGCAGAGAGAAATTGATTTGGAAAATAATCTTAAAAAAAGCAACTATACGATTGATCTTTTTAAACAATATAAAAAGCATTTGGGAAAAATCCGATTTTTTATTTTAATAGAAGGACAAAAATTAGTGATCCCTGAAAAAGTACGCATTCTATTGGATTTCAAAAAGAAATCTTTGCTTTCAATTATTTTACCTTTTTATAAATTAAGTAGGTTTTGTAAGTTGGACGGAGCTGTAAAAAAAGTATTGTTTCCCAATAAATACGAAAAAGAAATCAAAGAAATTGATTCCTCGAATTTGTAA
This genomic interval carries:
- a CDS encoding oxygenase MpaB family protein; the encoded protein is MNYFVKKNSIVREIWGKSDTVLFIFAGAAAEFALNKAVDWLYFTGRLPADPLGRLFSTVTYARKIIFSENESALHIIDSIYNIHKVVENNRKSEIPDWAYRDVLYMLIYYSISSYEVLERKLSQEEKEDVYEVFSRFGNRMKLKGLQPDYSQWLVQREIDLENNLKKSNYTIDLFKQYKKHLGKIRFFILIEGQKLVIPEKVRILLDFKKKSLLSIILPFYKLSRFCKLDGAVKKVLFPNKYEKEIKEIDSSNL